One segment of Niabella beijingensis DNA contains the following:
- a CDS encoding glycoside hydrolase family 172 protein has protein sequence MSRYYNNFGKTGKLLFKTALLLLLSSGGRALQAQQLYDLPEAGTATRWISFENIHGEKGAAAKENKGAKGHSSEWIRAGGRKVLMDYSGAGVIHRIWMTVIDRSPAALRSIRIEMYWDNAAKPAVSAPLGDFFGISLGLRTAFQSAAFSDPEGRSFNCYIPMPFKRHAKVVFINESKSDQLLFYDINFSVLKQPLQQAAYFHTYWSTNKDTRLGEDFAILPQIKGKGRFLGTNIGIVTDKVYGSTWFGEGEVKIYLDGDKTYPTLAGTGTEDYIGSAWNLGAFSNLYQGAPVVDKVKGRFSFYRYHIPDPVFFNTSCRVTIQQMGGGGRDSIRAIVKAGGRARPVSVMTRDGLIPLLDTPGYPDLFDDRFSKDEWVNFYRVDDYSATAYFYLDRPENELPPLPPVAERIKGL, from the coding sequence ATGAGCAGGTACTATAATAATTTTGGAAAGACCGGTAAGCTGTTATTTAAAACCGCTTTGTTACTGCTGCTGAGCAGCGGGGGAAGAGCCTTGCAGGCGCAGCAGCTTTACGATTTGCCGGAAGCGGGCACAGCAACCCGTTGGATCAGCTTTGAGAACATCCATGGCGAAAAAGGCGCTGCCGCAAAAGAGAACAAAGGGGCTAAAGGCCATTCCTCCGAATGGATCCGCGCGGGCGGGCGTAAAGTGCTGATGGATTATTCCGGGGCGGGTGTCATTCACCGTATCTGGATGACCGTGATCGACCGGAGCCCGGCTGCCCTTCGTTCCATACGGATAGAGATGTATTGGGATAATGCCGCAAAACCGGCCGTGTCTGCACCGCTGGGGGATTTTTTCGGGATAAGCCTTGGCTTGAGAACGGCCTTTCAAAGCGCGGCTTTTTCTGATCCCGAAGGACGTTCCTTTAATTGTTATATCCCGATGCCTTTTAAAAGACATGCGAAGGTTGTTTTTATTAATGAGTCGAAAAGTGATCAGCTGCTTTTTTATGATATCAATTTTTCGGTGCTGAAACAACCGCTTCAGCAAGCCGCCTATTTTCATACCTACTGGAGTACCAACAAAGATACCCGGCTCGGGGAGGATTTTGCCATCCTTCCGCAGATAAAAGGAAAAGGGCGTTTTCTGGGAACCAATATCGGTATCGTAACAGACAAAGTGTATGGCAGCACCTGGTTCGGAGAGGGAGAGGTGAAAATATACCTGGATGGGGATAAAACATATCCCACCCTGGCGGGCACAGGTACGGAAGACTATATCGGCTCTGCCTGGAACCTGGGGGCTTTCTCCAATTTATACCAGGGTGCCCCGGTAGTAGATAAGGTAAAGGGGCGTTTCTCCTTTTACCGCTATCATATTCCGGATCCGGTTTTCTTCAATACCAGTTGTAGGGTCACCATTCAGCAGATGGGTGGCGGCGGAAGGGATTCCATCCGGGCCATCGTTAAGGCCGGTGGCCGGGCACGCCCGGTATCGGTAATGACCAGGGATGGCTTGATCCCGCTGCTGGATACTCCCGGCTATCCGGATCTGTTCGATGACCGGTTCTCCAAAGATGAATGGGTGAATTTTTACCGCGTGGATGATTATTCCGCCACGGCTTATTTCTACCTGGACCGGCCCGAAAATGAGCTGCCGCCGCTGCCACCGGTAGCGGAGCGGATAAAAGGACTGTGA
- a CDS encoding RagB/SusD family nutrient uptake outer membrane protein has translation MNLHKIFYYGFVAGMLLTSCSKILDKPPLDQIPDTELSFTATEMKLYSNQFYTSFPGWFPNAYTGGIFWLDNASDNLVHGNYNYSAQLSGTGTIPPSGGGWDWGNIRAVNYFLANYQKSTDDPAQTNTYVGEMYFWRAWFYFNMLKQFGDLPWYNQPLTTADMAALQAPRLKRNIIADSILNDLDKAVQLLAAPGKAEPLRINRGAALAFQSRVALYEGAWEKYHRGTDFGVSDADYNKYFRKAATTALALMDAGYYSITSIADDPQFGYWRLFNQKDLSNNTEIILWKKFDKALGLTHFGQNMMAYGGGNTGLSKPLVDAYLCTDGRPISISTRYQGDNTIEQQVTQRDPRLVQTILMRGYPRIIANGDTTGRFILPDINLLGDGRCTTGFEIFKGIAPDDADGTGSVTASIVFRYAEVLLNYAEAKVELGEGSQEVLDRTINVLRDRVQLPHLTTGVGFTDPKWEFTEITPLLNEVRRERRVELALEGYRFDDLMRWSAAHLIKRPLYGAKYQQFAGKPFDPPLNNIPVSADGYIFPLKNTPAVNGWQFNPNRDYLLPLPSNELVLNKNLQQNPGWQ, from the coding sequence ATGAATCTGCATAAAATTTTTTATTACGGGTTTGTTGCCGGAATGCTGCTCACTTCCTGCAGTAAAATACTGGACAAGCCGCCGCTGGATCAGATCCCGGACACAGAGCTGAGCTTTACAGCCACAGAAATGAAATTGTATTCCAACCAGTTTTATACATCATTCCCGGGATGGTTTCCCAATGCCTATACCGGTGGCATCTTCTGGCTGGATAATGCTTCCGATAATCTTGTACATGGCAATTATAATTACAGTGCCCAGTTATCCGGCACCGGAACCATTCCGCCTTCGGGCGGCGGCTGGGACTGGGGGAATATCCGGGCGGTGAATTATTTTCTGGCCAATTATCAGAAGTCGACGGACGACCCGGCGCAAACCAATACCTATGTGGGAGAAATGTATTTCTGGCGGGCGTGGTTTTATTTTAATATGCTGAAACAGTTTGGCGATCTGCCCTGGTACAATCAACCGCTGACCACAGCTGATATGGCAGCCCTGCAGGCGCCGAGGTTGAAACGGAATATCATTGCAGATTCGATCCTGAACGACCTGGATAAAGCCGTACAGCTGCTGGCTGCTCCGGGAAAGGCAGAGCCACTGCGTATCAACCGCGGTGCGGCATTGGCTTTTCAATCGCGTGTGGCTCTGTATGAAGGGGCCTGGGAAAAATACCACAGGGGCACTGATTTTGGTGTAAGTGATGCCGATTACAATAAGTATTTCAGGAAAGCCGCAACTACTGCCCTGGCCCTGATGGATGCGGGATATTACAGCATTACCTCCATTGCTGATGATCCGCAATTTGGCTACTGGCGCCTGTTCAACCAGAAGGATCTTTCCAATAATACCGAGATCATTCTATGGAAAAAATTTGATAAGGCACTTGGTCTTACCCATTTCGGACAGAATATGATGGCCTATGGCGGCGGCAATACCGGATTGTCGAAACCTTTGGTAGATGCGTACCTGTGTACGGATGGCAGGCCCATATCCATAAGCACCCGGTACCAGGGCGATAATACCATCGAGCAACAGGTGACCCAACGGGACCCCCGGCTGGTGCAAACAATACTGATGCGCGGTTATCCCCGGATCATCGCCAATGGCGATACAACGGGGCGGTTTATACTACCGGATATCAACCTGCTGGGCGACGGACGCTGTACCACCGGCTTTGAGATCTTTAAAGGGATCGCTCCGGATGATGCGGACGGTACCGGAAGTGTTACCGCCAGTATCGTGTTCCGGTATGCCGAGGTATTACTGAATTATGCGGAAGCCAAAGTGGAGCTGGGCGAAGGCAGTCAGGAGGTACTGGATAGAACCATCAATGTATTGAGGGATCGCGTACAGCTTCCGCACTTAACAACAGGTGTGGGCTTTACGGATCCGAAATGGGAATTCACGGAGATCACACCCTTGCTGAATGAAGTGCGCCGCGAGCGCAGGGTGGAGCTGGCGTTGGAAGGCTACCGCTTTGATGACCTGATGCGCTGGAGTGCGGCCCACCTGATCAAACGTCCTCTGTATGGTGCAAAATACCAGCAGTTTGCAGGCAAGCCGTTTGATCCGCCTTTAAACAATATTCCTGTTTCTGCGGACGGGTATATATTCCCGTTAAAGAACACACCGGCAGTGAACGGATGGCAGTTCAATCCCAACCGGGATTACCTGCTGCCTTTGCCTTCCAATGAACTGGTGCTGAATAAAAATCTCCAGCAAAACCCGGGCTGGCAATAG
- a CDS encoding sodium:solute symporter family transporter yields MRIWNHLDIWIVIGYLLIMLGIGFWHRRFANKSMDNFFLGGRKIPGWLNGVSYTAALVSPDAATGYGGLAVATGGFICWWYLSRFGLALFLGGVLFAFFWRRLNLFTSLEFYDLRFPKGAAGVMRLWIALRTSLIAMPAWTGITLLAAYKIMGPAFDLTKFETLCLVVPVSLLFVFSSGYKGVVISNFIQMLIFFAGTLLLLFLTLQHFGGAAAMVQAIEQAFGPQSKEILGSIPPEKQEVFPLAAAFGWLIGQSIGYGGDAAPMGGAMEGQRILSTRTPSEALTMYVVAAISMFVLLLLVTLPSISAAVLWPELRQTGADRELVYGRLMKMLLPPGAMGLMVAAMLAATMSTVGDNLNFGSQIMVSDIYRRWFVRNRSEKHYLFIGKISMLVILAVSIAVVYNVLIITDVAIFMLSLSAAELPANWAQWWWWRFNGPARIAASFGGAAIFCIVVLGPKLLIYLGVAGAENLVIAWYWQTLLVMGLTTLLWIVVALLTRPDPQPLLQDFYKRARPLGFWKPFRDVSQPRVYRPLRPILKGIFIAVIGTASVSLLILGLTHAWFARYGTSLLTLLAAVLLFILFRKMASRYLTELEISTGDRITEEPAVRHAKQS; encoded by the coding sequence ATGAGGATTTGGAATCATCTGGACATTTGGATCGTTATCGGGTACCTGCTGATAATGCTGGGGATCGGCTTCTGGCACCGGCGCTTTGCCAATAAGAGCATGGATAATTTTTTCCTGGGCGGACGAAAGATACCGGGATGGCTGAATGGTGTTTCCTATACGGCTGCACTGGTAAGCCCGGATGCCGCCACCGGCTATGGTGGTCTCGCAGTGGCCACGGGCGGTTTTATCTGCTGGTGGTATTTAAGCCGCTTCGGACTGGCATTATTTCTTGGAGGAGTGTTGTTCGCTTTTTTCTGGCGGAGGCTGAACCTGTTCACCTCGCTTGAATTTTATGACCTGCGCTTCCCGAAAGGAGCGGCCGGTGTGATGCGGTTGTGGATCGCCCTGCGTACCTCGCTCATTGCCATGCCCGCCTGGACCGGCATTACACTGCTGGCGGCCTATAAAATAATGGGCCCGGCTTTTGACCTTACCAAATTTGAAACGCTCTGCCTGGTGGTGCCGGTTTCATTGCTCTTTGTTTTTTCATCGGGATACAAGGGCGTGGTAATCTCCAACTTTATACAGATGCTGATCTTTTTTGCCGGAACGCTATTGCTGTTGTTCCTCACACTGCAACATTTTGGCGGTGCCGCTGCTATGGTGCAGGCTATTGAACAGGCATTCGGTCCGCAGAGCAAAGAGATACTTGGCAGTATTCCGCCGGAAAAGCAGGAAGTGTTTCCGCTTGCCGCAGCCTTTGGCTGGCTCATAGGGCAAAGCATCGGCTATGGCGGTGATGCGGCCCCGATGGGCGGCGCTATGGAAGGACAGCGCATCCTTTCCACACGTACTCCATCCGAAGCACTGACGATGTATGTGGTGGCGGCCATCTCTATGTTTGTGTTGTTACTGCTGGTGACCTTGCCCAGCATCAGCGCAGCCGTATTGTGGCCGGAGTTACGACAAACAGGGGCAGACCGGGAACTGGTATACGGCCGGCTGATGAAGATGCTGCTGCCACCCGGCGCCATGGGACTAATGGTGGCAGCGATGCTGGCAGCGACGATGTCTACCGTGGGGGATAACCTCAACTTCGGCAGCCAGATCATGGTCAGTGATATCTACCGCCGCTGGTTTGTGCGCAACCGTTCAGAAAAGCATTACCTGTTCATCGGTAAGATTTCCATGCTGGTCATACTTGCTGTTTCCATCGCTGTTGTTTACAACGTACTCATCATTACCGATGTGGCCATTTTTATGTTGTCCTTAAGTGCGGCCGAACTGCCGGCCAACTGGGCACAGTGGTGGTGGTGGCGGTTTAACGGTCCGGCAAGGATTGCAGCATCCTTTGGAGGAGCGGCGATATTTTGTATCGTGGTACTGGGTCCAAAATTGCTGATCTACCTCGGCGTGGCAGGTGCCGAAAACCTGGTGATCGCCTGGTACTGGCAAACCCTGCTGGTAATGGGACTGACCACATTGCTCTGGATCGTGGTGGCCCTGCTTACCAGGCCCGACCCTCAACCTTTATTACAGGATTTTTACAAACGTGCCCGTCCGCTGGGATTCTGGAAGCCATTCCGGGACGTGTCTCAACCCCGCGTGTACCGGCCGTTGCGGCCCATTCTTAAGGGGATCTTTATAGCCGTTATTGGAACGGCATCTGTTTCCTTGCTGATACTCGGCCTGACCCATGCCTGGTTTGCGCGGTATGGTACCAGTCTGCTTACGCTGCTGGCAGCCGTCCTGCTTTTTATCCTCTTTCGGAAAATGGCGTCCCGCTATCTTACTGAACTGGAAATAAGCACAGGTGATCGTATAACAGAAGAGCCGGCTGTCCGGCATGCAAAACAATCTTAA
- a CDS encoding glutamine amidotransferase — translation MRAKQVVRTKEEHVLYLGDWVFHVGPTFIETPFGTETKDADLHFYGERLTEALEQQADVTPLSNWELYRLEPGKLEEYLKESEALIISDVEAKCFHLYPSFFDRARREKKIVTFPDRIEVIKEWIHGGGGMMMLGGWLSFSGVQSRSGWGRSVLQEALPVNCLLIEDLVESSAGFTAEVVKPDHPIVKGLAWDSFPPIFGYNEVTVKNEEEVIVRVKETGHPLVVAGEYGQGRVFTYMSDPAPHWGINFELWESYNDFWLQAYNWIKKEL, via the coding sequence ATGAGAGCAAAACAAGTAGTACGAACAAAAGAAGAACATGTACTGTACCTGGGCGACTGGGTATTCCATGTAGGGCCAACGTTTATTGAAACACCATTTGGCACAGAGACAAAAGACGCGGATCTGCATTTTTACGGAGAACGTCTTACGGAAGCGCTGGAGCAGCAGGCTGATGTTACTCCCTTATCCAACTGGGAACTGTACCGGTTGGAGCCGGGTAAGCTGGAAGAATACCTGAAGGAATCTGAGGCCCTCATCATCAGCGATGTGGAAGCCAAATGTTTTCACCTGTATCCGAGCTTTTTTGACCGGGCACGCCGGGAGAAAAAGATTGTAACCTTTCCGGACCGTATAGAGGTGATTAAAGAATGGATCCACGGTGGTGGCGGCATGATGATGCTGGGCGGATGGCTGTCATTCAGCGGGGTGCAAAGCCGGTCGGGCTGGGGCCGGAGTGTATTACAGGAAGCGCTTCCCGTAAACTGCCTGCTGATCGAGGACCTGGTGGAATCATCCGCAGGATTCACAGCGGAAGTAGTGAAGCCGGATCATCCCATTGTAAAAGGGCTGGCATGGGACAGCTTCCCGCCGATCTTCGGCTATAATGAGGTGACGGTTAAGAACGAAGAAGAGGTGATCGTACGTGTAAAAGAGACCGGTCATCCGCTGGTAGTAGCGGGTGAATATGGCCAGGGCCGTGTGTTCACTTACATGTCGGACCCTGCGCCGCATTGGGGTATCAATTTTGAGTTGTGGGAAAGCTACAATGATTTCTGGCTGCAGGCCTACAACTGGATAAAAAAAGAACTATGA
- a CDS encoding SusC/RagA family TonB-linked outer membrane protein, protein MQCNVKRITFRYRMLFLCAGLVAFFNVAGQENAVSLKGTVTNEKDGPLSGATVASKNSKRTVATGADGSFSIEVPDGPDSLVVSYLGYKTQVLPATVEAVRLIRLAADAESQQLNDVVVVGFGTQKKINLTGAVAQISGKELQNRPIANLGQALQGKVANLNVTTTGDPGGPGTNASFNIRGNTSLSGGGPLFVVDGIPVADINDINAQDIESVSVLKDAASSAIYGARAPYGVILVTTKRGKKGEKVNVGINSMVAQSTYTRLPKLANSLQFAYALNDASVNSGQGILFSDEIIKKIQDNINHPGSWPVSTPDPANPNRYTYASPLNTDNVDWYREYFKPWSLSHKHDINISGGADNTTYYLGVGYYDQGGQLRYADEKFKRYNVTGNIRTEPTKWLRLGLITRFSRRYTDLPHPYANQLGNWIHMASTRWPNWALRNPDGHFSTASNVEFLTSGGRDTRYLNDLSLTGSIEAEPVKNWKINLDYSYNNQAIQYQEHSAYVYSWNVDGTMYNIGPSVNSVAEGGVANNYNTLNLYSSWFKNFGAHHFKILAGTQIETFRGFDASGSRSDLITDKIPSIRTATGIQNVYDLLGQYATVGTFGRLNYDYRETYMIELNGRYDGSSRFSEGHRFGFFPSVSAGYNLAREKYWAGLKEVINEFKIRAGYGSLGNQNVPNYQYLAIIPIGTNLGYILNGERPGFINPPGLVSPDLTWETSRTLDAGLDAAFLKNRLTLSFSIYTRTTLNMLGPASVLPATLGAAVPYQNNADMRTRGFDLTLGWKDRIGEDFAYNIGVLLSDYKSRIVNYYNPNKLLSNYYPGAIVGDIWGYETAGILQTDQDLAGMPDQSYLFGQWNKGDILYKDLNGDGKIDIGENTLDKHGDLKVIGNNTPRYSYSVNLGADWKHFDLSIFLQGVGKRDLWLGGSPGNNSGSLFWGFVPNFGNNIYQTTLDYWTPERTGAYWPRPYTSSEAAKNHQVQTRYLQNGAYLRVKNIQLGYDFSNLLRLGGRGRVRLYFSGENILTFSHINKNYDPEVVDGGWGTGKIYPLLKTYSLGANINF, encoded by the coding sequence ATGCAATGCAATGTCAAACGAATCACTTTCCGGTACAGGATGTTGTTCCTCTGTGCGGGGCTGGTCGCATTTTTTAATGTTGCAGGCCAGGAAAATGCTGTTTCCCTGAAGGGAACGGTTACGAATGAAAAAGATGGGCCGCTGTCCGGGGCAACGGTTGCATCAAAGAACAGTAAGCGGACGGTTGCCACCGGAGCGGACGGCAGTTTTTCCATTGAAGTGCCGGATGGACCGGATTCACTGGTGGTCTCTTATCTCGGGTACAAAACACAGGTGCTGCCTGCGACGGTCGAAGCGGTCCGGCTCATCCGCCTGGCCGCCGATGCGGAAAGCCAGCAGTTGAATGATGTAGTGGTAGTGGGGTTCGGCACACAGAAAAAGATCAATCTTACGGGAGCTGTGGCGCAGATCAGCGGAAAGGAACTCCAGAACCGTCCCATCGCCAACCTGGGCCAGGCCTTGCAGGGGAAGGTTGCCAATCTGAATGTTACCACCACGGGTGATCCCGGCGGTCCGGGTACAAATGCGTCCTTCAATATCCGCGGCAATACCTCGCTGTCGGGCGGCGGCCCCCTCTTTGTAGTGGATGGTATTCCGGTAGCGGATATCAATGATATCAATGCGCAGGATATAGAATCCGTTTCTGTATTGAAAGATGCAGCCTCCTCTGCGATCTACGGGGCGCGGGCTCCTTACGGAGTAATACTCGTTACCACGAAACGGGGTAAAAAAGGAGAGAAGGTCAATGTGGGGATTAATTCCATGGTGGCGCAGAGCACCTATACCCGGTTGCCCAAACTGGCCAATTCCCTGCAATTTGCCTATGCATTGAATGATGCTTCCGTCAACAGCGGACAGGGCATTTTGTTCTCCGATGAGATCATTAAAAAGATACAGGACAATATCAATCATCCCGGCTCCTGGCCGGTAAGCACGCCGGATCCCGCCAATCCCAACCGGTATACCTACGCGTCGCCGCTGAATACCGACAATGTGGACTGGTACCGCGAATATTTCAAGCCCTGGTCGTTAAGTCATAAGCACGACATCAACATCAGCGGGGGAGCTGATAATACGACCTACTATCTTGGTGTGGGGTATTATGACCAGGGCGGGCAGCTGCGCTATGCGGATGAAAAGTTTAAACGATACAATGTAACCGGCAATATCCGGACAGAACCTACAAAATGGTTAAGACTGGGATTGATCACAAGATTTTCCAGGCGTTATACGGATCTGCCGCATCCTTATGCCAATCAATTGGGCAACTGGATCCATATGGCTTCCACACGCTGGCCCAACTGGGCCCTGCGCAATCCCGACGGGCATTTCAGCACCGCATCCAATGTGGAGTTCCTGACCAGCGGAGGCAGGGATACCCGCTATCTTAATGATCTTTCGTTAACAGGTTCCATCGAAGCAGAACCGGTGAAGAACTGGAAGATCAACCTGGACTATTCGTATAATAACCAGGCGATCCAATACCAGGAACACAGTGCCTATGTGTATTCCTGGAATGTGGATGGTACCATGTATAATATCGGACCTTCCGTGAATTCCGTGGCAGAAGGAGGAGTGGCGAATAATTACAATACGCTCAACCTGTACTCTTCCTGGTTTAAGAATTTCGGGGCACATCATTTTAAGATCCTTGCCGGTACCCAGATCGAAACCTTCCGGGGATTTGATGCCAGTGGCAGCCGCTCTGATCTGATCACGGATAAGATCCCTTCGATCAGAACAGCAACCGGCATACAGAATGTATATGATCTGCTGGGACAATACGCAACGGTAGGTACCTTCGGAAGGCTCAATTATGATTACCGGGAAACCTACATGATCGAACTGAACGGACGTTATGACGGCTCATCACGATTCAGCGAAGGCCATCGTTTCGGATTTTTCCCTTCTGTTTCAGCAGGGTATAATCTGGCCCGTGAAAAATACTGGGCCGGTCTTAAAGAGGTGATCAATGAATTCAAAATCCGCGCAGGCTATGGTTCGCTGGGCAACCAGAATGTGCCCAACTATCAATACCTAGCCATCATTCCCATTGGTACCAACCTGGGGTATATTTTAAACGGCGAACGCCCGGGCTTTATCAATCCTCCCGGGCTGGTAAGCCCGGATCTTACCTGGGAAACCTCCCGTACACTGGATGCAGGGCTGGACGCGGCATTTCTTAAGAACCGGCTTACATTGAGTTTCAGCATTTATACGCGTACTACTTTAAATATGCTGGGCCCGGCATCGGTATTGCCGGCAACCTTAGGCGCTGCAGTTCCTTATCAGAACAATGCCGACATGCGGACGCGGGGATTTGACCTGACCCTTGGATGGAAGGACCGGATTGGCGAGGACTTTGCGTACAATATCGGAGTGTTGTTGTCGGATTATAAATCCCGTATCGTCAACTACTATAATCCCAATAAACTGTTGTCCAATTATTATCCCGGTGCCATCGTGGGCGATATCTGGGGATATGAAACTGCCGGTATCCTTCAAACCGACCAGGACCTGGCGGGAATGCCCGACCAGTCCTACCTGTTTGGCCAGTGGAATAAAGGCGACATCCTGTATAAGGATCTGAACGGGGATGGTAAAATTGATATCGGGGAGAATACACTGGATAAACACGGCGATCTGAAAGTGATCGGTAACAATACACCGCGTTATAGTTACAGTGTGAACCTGGGCGCAGACTGGAAACATTTTGATCTGTCGATATTTCTGCAGGGAGTGGGCAAAAGAGACCTCTGGCTGGGCGGGTCTCCCGGTAATAATTCCGGAAGTCTTTTCTGGGGCTTTGTTCCCAATTTCGGCAACAATATTTACCAGACCACACTGGATTACTGGACACCCGAACGCACCGGTGCTTACTGGCCCCGGCCTTATACATCCTCCGAAGCGGCCAAGAACCACCAGGTACAAACCCGGTACCTGCAAAACGGAGCTTATCTGCGCGTAAAAAATATACAGCTGGGATATGATTTTTCAAACCTGCTTCGGCTTGGGGGAAGGGGACGGGTTCGTTTGTATTTCAGCGGGGAGAATATTCTTACGTTTTCGCACATTAACAAAAATTACGACCCTGAAGTAGTGGACGGGGGATGGGGAACCGGAAAGATCTATCCGTTGCTGAAGACCTATTCACTGGGAGCGAATATTAATTTTTAA
- a CDS encoding RagB/SusD family nutrient uptake outer membrane protein: protein MKKLIQIMTVVIVFAVLSGCKKGFLDKTPDGDLTLDQIFTNSGFTEQFLTNIYSQLPQELRMVDNPGSGLPNNPFNGASDDMEMSYSGNFATEMNLGNWNPVTYTLDFWSNCYYAIRKANIFLENIDKLTPSDLAPATKINRWKGEAIFLRAFYHFLLIRVYGPVPVIDRTYNLNEDFTKAKRQPIDQCVSFIVSECDKAAALLEPKVSSPSDYGRPSKAAALALKARTLLYMASPLWNGNPDYASFKDKEGTRLFPDYDDGRWQAAASAAKQCIDEAAAAGYALYRAGDNNPVKNYQELFYVNFNNEVFFTCNDPDYQNIDAYSEPRGMSGANWPLQSPTQDLVDDYEMANGTRPITGYNADMTPVINPLSGYTENAQAATETNYYYAGTRTMYVNREPRFYATINFTGAKYKTGSPQNRSTPLQFWKLGLDGRTNVSSDFYSKTGYLLKKLTHPAFVMSPKSDPKRTWIFFRLGEQYLNYAEALNEAQGPVADVYKYVDLIRDRAGLPGLTAGLSKEAMREAIRHERRIELAFETHRYFDCHRWKIAEATDNKNIYGLNVDGLVSENPIVPYNITSDAFYKRTVIEKRVFDKKHYLWPIQQRDIDKNPNLVQNPFW, encoded by the coding sequence ATGAAAAAGTTGATACAAATAATGACGGTCGTGATCGTGTTTGCTGTTCTGTCCGGCTGCAAAAAGGGCTTCCTGGATAAAACGCCGGACGGGGACCTTACCCTCGATCAGATCTTTACCAATTCGGGATTTACCGAACAATTTCTTACCAATATTTATTCACAGCTGCCGCAGGAACTGCGTATGGTGGACAACCCCGGATCTGGATTGCCCAACAATCCCTTCAATGGTGCTTCCGATGATATGGAGATGAGCTATTCCGGGAATTTTGCCACCGAAATGAACCTGGGCAACTGGAACCCTGTCACTTATACGCTGGATTTCTGGTCGAACTGTTACTACGCGATCCGTAAGGCCAATATCTTCCTTGAGAATATTGATAAATTAACGCCCTCGGATCTGGCTCCGGCAACAAAGATCAACCGCTGGAAGGGGGAAGCCATCTTCCTGAGGGCCTTTTATCATTTCCTGCTCATAAGGGTATATGGCCCGGTACCGGTCATTGACCGCACCTACAACCTGAATGAGGATTTTACCAAGGCAAAAAGACAACCCATTGATCAGTGTGTAAGTTTTATTGTTTCCGAATGTGATAAAGCCGCCGCCCTGCTGGAACCAAAAGTAAGCTCGCCCAGTGATTACGGGCGCCCTTCAAAGGCAGCAGCACTGGCATTGAAAGCCCGTACGTTATTGTATATGGCCAGTCCGTTGTGGAATGGCAATCCCGATTATGCCAGTTTTAAAGATAAAGAAGGCACCCGGCTGTTTCCTGATTATGACGACGGCCGCTGGCAGGCAGCGGCAAGCGCTGCAAAACAGTGTATCGATGAAGCCGCAGCAGCCGGATATGCCCTGTACCGCGCAGGTGATAACAATCCTGTAAAGAATTACCAGGAGCTGTTCTATGTCAATTTCAACAATGAAGTATTTTTTACCTGTAATGATCCGGACTATCAGAACATCGATGCCTACAGCGAACCCAGGGGAATGTCCGGAGCAAACTGGCCCCTGCAGTCGCCCACACAGGACCTGGTGGACGATTACGAAATGGCCAACGGTACAAGGCCGATAACCGGCTACAACGCAGATATGACACCGGTCATCAATCCGCTTTCAGGCTATACAGAGAATGCCCAGGCGGCTACGGAAACCAACTATTATTATGCCGGCACCCGCACCATGTATGTAAACCGTGAACCCCGGTTTTATGCCACCATCAATTTTACGGGCGCGAAATATAAAACGGGATCGCCTCAAAACCGTAGCACGCCCCTGCAATTCTGGAAGCTGGGCCTGGATGGGCGCACCAATGTCAGCTCTGATTTTTACAGCAAAACGGGGTATCTGCTTAAAAAACTGACACATCCGGCATTTGTGATGTCACCGAAATCGGATCCGAAACGTACCTGGATCTTTTTCCGGCTGGGAGAGCAGTACCTGAACTATGCCGAAGCATTGAATGAAGCACAGGGACCTGTAGCCGATGTATACAAATATGTAGATCTGATACGGGACCGGGCAGGGTTACCGGGGCTTACGGCCGGTCTTTCTAAAGAGGCGATGCGGGAGGCGATCCGCCACGAACGGCGTATTGAACTGGCATTTGAGACCCACCGGTACTTCGATTGCCACCGCTGGAAGATCGCCGAGGCTACGGACAATAAGAATATATATGGATTGAATGTAGATGGTTTGGTAAGCGAAAATCCTATCGTGCCGTACAATATCACCAGCGATGCTTTTTACAAACGCACTGTTATCGAAAAAAGGGTCTTTGATAAGAAACATTATCTCTGGCCGATACAACAGCGCGATATCGATAAAAATCCCAACCTGGTGCAGAATCCTTTCTGGTAA